The genomic stretch GCGCGCGTGCCTGCGCCGCGGGATCGCCGGCGGGCGCCGCGATCGTGAGCGGGGGCGGCATCAGGTCGCTTTTCCTCGGAAACAGCGCGCGCAGCTGGCGGTCGGTCTGGCGCAGCGTCGCGGCCTGTTCGGCGGGGGCGATCACGATCATCTGAAGCCGGCTGTCGTCGCCGACGATCGACTGGGCGCCGAGCCCGCCGACCGTGCCGAACCCGATCATCAGCGCCGGCGCGAGCAGGAACAGCAGGAAGGTGGGGGTGAACACCGTGGCGATGAAATCTCGCCGCGCGACGGTCATCGTCTGGCGCAGCATGCGTCGGAACTTGTTCATGCCGCGGCCTCCAGCGCCTGTTCGCCGACGATCCGCACGAAGGCGTCGTGCAGCCCGGGACGCTCGATCGAGAGCCCCGACACGCCGTGGCCGCCATCGATCAGCCGCACGAGCAGCGCCTCGATACCCTCGTCGGGCACGGTGAAGCGCCAGCTGCCATTCTCGCGCTCGGCATCGGCCGGAAGCAGCGCGCCGGCACCGTCGGCATCATAATGCGGGGTGTAATGCGCCTTTAGCGGCAGCGTCGCGCGGGCATCGGCGACAGTGCCCTGGAAACGCACCTTGCCGCCGGCGATGATCGACAGCCGGTCGCACAGCCGTTCGGCATGCGCCATGACATGCGTCGAGAACAGGATCGTCGCACCGCGATCGCGCTGGACGCGGATCAGCTTCTCCAGCCGTTCCTGGTTGACCGGGTCGAGCCCCGAAAAGGGTTCGTCGAGCACCAGCAATTCGGGCTCGTGGACCACCGATCCCAGCAACTGGACGAGCTGCGCCATGCCCTTGGACAGTTTGCGGATCTTGTCGTCGACGGCATGGCCGAGCCCGGCAGCCTCCATCAGCGTCACGGCGCGCTTGCGCCCGACCGCCCAGGGCAGCCCCCGCAGCGCACCCATGAACGCGATCGCCTCGCGTGCCTTCATGTTCGGATAGAGGCCGCGTTCCTCGGGCAGATAGCCGACCTGGTCGCTCGCCTCCGAAGGCGCGGAATGGCCGAGCAGCATCCGCTCGCCCGCATCGGGCTCGATAATGCCCAGCAGCATCCGCAGCGTCGTGGTCTTGCCTGCGCCATTCGGGCCGAGCACGCCGTAGACCTCGCCGCGGGTCACGGCGATGTCGACGCCATCGACGACCCGCCGGTCGCCGAAGCGCTTGACGAGCCCCTTGGCGCTTACCGCCAATTCGCTGCTCACTTTGTCGCTCTCCCTGTTCGGATTTCGTGGTAGCGGGTGCGCGTGCGGCAAGACAAGCCATTCGAAGCGCGGATGAAGCTCAAAGCAGCGGAAATCGGGTTTGCCGCGTGCGGCGTCGCGCGTGCCGATGCCGCGCCTGCGGCGGGCCGGCGGCTGCGCGAATGGCTGGCGGACGGCGCGCATGGATCGATGCTGTGGATGGAGGCGCGCGCGCACCACCGCGAAAGCCCTGCCGCCTTGTGGCCCGAGGTCCGCTCGGTGATCGCGCTGGGCATGAGCTATGCCCCCGCCACCGATCCGCTCGCGCTCGCCGATGCAGGCGAGCATGCCCGCATCTCGGTCTATGCGCAGGGCGGGGATTATCATGACGTGATCAAGCGGCGGCTGAAGGAGCTGGCGCGCTGGATCGTGGTGGAGGCGCCGGGGGCCGATGTGAAGGTGTTCGTCGATACCGCCCCGGTGATGGAAAAGCCGCTGGCCGAGGCGGCGGGGCTGGGGTGGCAGGGCAAGCATACCAATCTGGTCAGCCGCAGCCATGGCAGCTGGCTGTTCCTCGGCGCGATCTATACCACGCTCGCGCTCGACCCCGATGCGGCGGGGCAGGGGAGCTGCGGCAGTTGCGATGCGTGCCAGACGGCGTGCCCGACCGATGCATTCCCCGCGCCCTATCGGCTCGATGCCCGGCGGTGCATTTCGTACCTGACGATCGAGCATAAGGGGCCGATCCCGCATGAGTTTCGGGCCGCGATTGGCAATCGCATCTATGGCTGCGACGATTGCCTGGCGGTGTGCCCGTGGAACAAGTTCGCGGCGGCGGCGCAGGCCAATAGGGCGTTTGCGCCGCGTGCCGAACTCACCGCGCCCGAACTGGCCGACCTCCTCGCGCTCGACGATGCGGCGTTTCGCGAGGTGTTTGCCGGATCGCCGATCAAGCGGATCGGGCGCGGTCGCTGGGTGCGCAACTGCCTGATCGCGGCGGGTAACAGCGACAGCGCGGCGCTGGTCGCGCCGGTGGCGGCGCTGCTCGACGATCCGGCGCCTGAGGTGCGCGGGGCGGCGGTGTGGGCGCTGTCGCGGCTCGACCGGCTGCGCTTTGCCGCCGAGCGGGCGGCTCGGCTGGCGGGCGAGGGCGATGCCGGGGTGCGGGCCGAGTGGTCGCTCACCGACCCGGCGGCGACCGCTTGACCAGCGCCGCGACGCAGCTTGCCTGGTCGATCGGGCTGCCGTCGCGCTGACGGGTGTCGAGATAGGCGACCACCGGCTCGCCGCGCCCGTTCTGGGGCGGGTAGAGATAGGCGTCGAGCACGCAGATCGGCCCCGCAAACTGGAGCTTGCGCCCCTGTCCCTCGCTCACGTCGAGCAGCGGCGCGCCTAGCTGGCCGACCAGCCGCTGCGCGCTGAGCCCCTTGAGCGCGCCGACGCTCGCCGGCACCGGCGCGGCACTGGGGACGGGGACATAGCCTGCGGGTCGCGCATCGGGGATCATGCTGCCGCCGCACCCGGCCAGCGCCAGCGCCGCGCCGATTATCCAAAACCTCATTGCCGTCTCCCACGGTGGAATGCATGT from Sphingomonas hengshuiensis encodes the following:
- the queG gene encoding tRNA epoxyqueuosine(34) reductase QueG, whose amino-acid sequence is MKLKAAEIGFAACGVARADAAPAAGRRLREWLADGAHGSMLWMEARAHHRESPAALWPEVRSVIALGMSYAPATDPLALADAGEHARISVYAQGGDYHDVIKRRLKELARWIVVEAPGADVKVFVDTAPVMEKPLAEAAGLGWQGKHTNLVSRSHGSWLFLGAIYTTLALDPDAAGQGSCGSCDACQTACPTDAFPAPYRLDARRCISYLTIEHKGPIPHEFRAAIGNRIYGCDDCLAVCPWNKFAAAAQANRAFAPRAELTAPELADLLALDDAAFREVFAGSPIKRIGRGRWVRNCLIAAGNSDSAALVAPVAALLDDPAPEVRGAAVWALSRLDRLRFAAERAARLAGEGDAGVRAEWSLTDPAATA
- a CDS encoding ABC transporter ATP-binding protein; the protein is MSSELAVSAKGLVKRFGDRRVVDGVDIAVTRGEVYGVLGPNGAGKTTTLRMLLGIIEPDAGERMLLGHSAPSEASDQVGYLPEERGLYPNMKAREAIAFMGALRGLPWAVGRKRAVTLMEAAGLGHAVDDKIRKLSKGMAQLVQLLGSVVHEPELLVLDEPFSGLDPVNQERLEKLIRVQRDRGATILFSTHVMAHAERLCDRLSIIAGGKVRFQGTVADARATLPLKAHYTPHYDADGAGALLPADAERENGSWRFTVPDEGIEALLVRLIDGGHGVSGLSIERPGLHDAFVRIVGEQALEAAA